TTTTGCCATATTTCTTATTTCCAAAATATATTTCTGTCTTTCATTTGTGCTAATAGCATTTCTTGCATCTAACAAGTTAAAAACATGCGCCGATTTAGCTAAATAATCGTAAGCAGGTAAATATAAATCTTTAACGATTAATCTTTTAAACTCTTTTTTGTACATTTCATAGAGAGAATGAAGCATATCAACATCAGCCTCTTCAAAATTATATATTGAAAACTGCCTTTCATTTTCTTTGTATATTTCTTTGTACTTAACATTTTTGTTCCACTTTGTTTCGTAGACGTTGTCAAGACCTTGTAGATACATAGCTATTCTTTCTACACCATAAGTTAGTTCTACAGGGATAAATTGTAAAGTAATTCCTCCCATTTGCTGAAAATAAGTAAATTGGGTTATTTCCATACCATCAAGCCAAACCTCCCAACCGACTCCCCACGCACCAAGCGTCGGAGATTCCCAATTGTCCTCAACAAACCTTATATCATGATCTTTTGGACTAAGACCTAATGAATTTAAAGAATTTAAATATATTTCTTGAACATCCTCTGGTGATGGTTTCAAAATTACTTGATACTGATAAAATCTTTGCATTCTATTAGGATTTTCTCCATACCTCCCATCGGTAGGTCTACGGCATGGCTGAGCATATGCCACTTTCCATGGGGTATTTCCTAAAGAACGAAAAAAAGTAGAAGGGCTGTAAGTTCCAGCCCCCATTTCTAAATCATAGGGCTGATCTATTACACAACCCTGATCAGCCCAAAATTTTTCTAATGTTATTATCACATCTTGAATATACAAAGTTTATAACCCCCGTTATTCAACCGAAATAAGTAAAGGATAGTGCATTTGTCCGCCTTCATGAACTTCAATTTCGATATTAGGATATTTTTTGTTCAAATTTTTTATTAGTTGATCTATTTTTTCTTTTTTAGCGCCGTCACCGTAAATGATTGTAACAATTTCATAACCTTTTTTTATAAGTTCTTCTATTACTTTTTCAGTTTCCTTATAAACGTTTTTACTATGTGCCTTCAATTCTTTACCTACAAAAATTAAGTATTCCCCTTTTTTTATTTTTTCTCCGTTGATTTGTGAATCTCTCACTGCATAAGTTACTTCTATAGGTACTACGGATTTAATATATTGCATCATAGATTCTATTAGATATTCTTTTTCAAGATTATCATCAAAACCTAACATGGCACTTATGCCTTCTTGGACATATTTAGTAGGAAAAACTATAACTTCCTTATCTGTCAATTCGCTGGCTTTTTCGGCTGCTAATATTATATTTGCATTGTTAGGAAGAATAATAACCTTTTTTTGAGGGAGCTTATTAATTGCATCTGCAAAATCTTTTACACTCGGATTGGTTGTTTGACCACCAAATATTATTTGGTCTACTCCCAAGTTCTTAAAAATTTTGGAAATGCCTTTACCGGGCGAAACAGCAATTATACCCCACCTTTTGTTTCTTGAATCGTTATTTTCTGCAACTGTTGCATGTATAATTTCTTGAGAAGCTGCTTTTTGTTCTTCAATTACGTGTTCATGTTGAGTTTTCATATTATCCACTTTAACTTTAACCAATTCTCCATATTCAAGAAATTTTTCGAAAACACTCCCCGGATGATTAGTATGAACATGAGTTTTTAAAATATCATCTTGATTAACTAAAACGATAGAATCACCTATATTTTCTAAGAAAGCTCTAATTTCTTCTAAATCACTTTTTTTTATCGGGACTTTGTTAAATTTAACTATAGCTTCTGTGCAATACTGAAAAGCTAGTTCTTCATATGCTATTTGAGCGAGACGTTCGGGAGAAGCTTCTTCCAATTCAGTTAAGGATATTTCCGTGTCACCATGTATAGCATCTCTCATACCTTTAAATATATAC
This is a stretch of genomic DNA from Petrotoga sp. 9PWA.NaAc.5.4. It encodes these proteins:
- a CDS encoding glycine--tRNA ligase subunit alpha, coding for MYIQDVIITLEKFWADQGCVIDQPYDLEMGAGTYSPSTFFRSLGNTPWKVAYAQPCRRPTDGRYGENPNRMQRFYQYQVILKPSPEDVQEIYLNSLNSLGLSPKDHDIRFVEDNWESPTLGAWGVGWEVWLDGMEITQFTYFQQMGGITLQFIPVELTYGVERIAMYLQGLDNVYETKWNKNVKYKEIYKENERQFSIYNFEEADVDMLHSLYEMYKKEFKRLIVKDLYLPAYDYLAKSAHVFNLLDARNAISTNERQKYILEIRNMAKNCAELYQRSLKLEVINVE
- a CDS encoding DAK2 domain-containing protein, which codes for MKRYLNAKDLYIALKKGTEELSKNKDEINALNVFPVPDGDTGNNMLAGMLEACKWMDEVEDKNNMKEMMEALRKGLLLGARGNSGVILSQIFRGITEVFEKKSRINTQDFIKAFNNAKEKAYNAVMKPVEGTMLTLIRRLSEKTQETMHVEKDFLIFFDYVVKYSFEIVEETPKYLKKLRDANVVDAGAKGLAYIFKGMRDAIHGDTEISLTELEEASPERLAQIAYEELAFQYCTEAIVKFNKVPIKKSDLEEIRAFLENIGDSIVLVNQDDILKTHVHTNHPGSVFEKFLEYGELVKVKVDNMKTQHEHVIEEQKAASQEIIHATVAENNDSRNKRWGIIAVSPGKGISKIFKNLGVDQIIFGGQTTNPSVKDFADAINKLPQKKVIILPNNANIILAAEKASELTDKEVIVFPTKYVQEGISAMLGFDDNLEKEYLIESMMQYIKSVVPIEVTYAVRDSQINGEKIKKGEYLIFVGKELKAHSKNVYKETEKVIEELIKKGYEIVTIIYGDGAKKEKIDQLIKNLNKKYPNIEIEVHEGGQMHYPLLISVE